From the Lathyrus oleraceus cultivar Zhongwan6 chromosome 4, CAAS_Psat_ZW6_1.0, whole genome shotgun sequence genome, one window contains:
- the LOC127138370 gene encoding uncharacterized protein LOC127138370: protein MAKGRKFSANRNERLLGTNYIQSSSVSHEVTDFREEDVWSVVDDRDRDRDVDFSPGEWDSRASSWSREREKEHRKFGGLSQAFEDSGSNVATTTTSRIVHHQYRASLGRNVATSAPVNVPDWSKILRVESVESLHDMDDGFDEDKLEMVPPHEYLARGRKMAANSVFEGVGRTLKGRDLRRVRDAVWNQTGFDG from the coding sequence ATGGCGAAGGGTCGCAAATTCAGCGCGAATCGGAACGAGCGTTTGTTAGGAACAAACTATATCCAAAGCTCGTCTGTTAGTCATGAAGTAACCGATTTCAGGGAAGAAGACGTGTGGTCCGTGGTGGACGATCGTGATCGTGACCGTGATGTGGATTTCTCTCCCGGCGAGTGGGATTCACGCGCTTCTTCGTGGAGTCGGGAGAGAGAGAAGGAACACCGGAAGTTTGGTGGTTTGTCGCAGGCGTTTGAGGATTCCGGGAGTAATGTTGCGACGACGACTACGTCGAGGATCGTGCACCACCAATACCGTGCTTCGCTGGGACGTAACGTGGCCACGTCAGCGCCGGTGAACGTGCCTGACTGGAGTAAGATACTCCGGGTTGAGTCGGTGGAATCGTTGCATGATATGGATGATGGTTTTGATGAGGACAAATTGGAGATGGTTCCGCCGCACGAGTATTTGGCGCGTGGCCGGAAAATGGCGGCAAACTCGGTTTTCGAAGGCGTGGGTCGGACTTTAAAGGGGCGTGACTTGAGACGGGTTCGTGATGCTGTTTGGAACCAAACCGGGTTCGATGGTTGA
- the LOC127135737 gene encoding eukaryotic translation initiation factor 4 gamma-like: MTSEVFKLKSLSEQVKNGYIREAKERLEARMAREAEEKAKEKARLEAKEKSRKEVEEKATARAAAAEAEAKAKADAEEASHIDAEESSTTKEVALTQGESSNSDISPLVLKTLEELQKEQQIVRARLDQQDFVNSNIQSLLTQLLQRMSPPPNP, from the coding sequence ATGACATCTGAGGTATTCAAGCTGAAAagcctctctgaacaagtcaaAAATGGCTACATTAGAGAAGCTAAAGAGAGGCTAGAGGCTCGTatggccagagaagctgaagagaaagctAAAGAAAAGGCAAGACTGGAAGCTAAAGAGAAATcaagaaaagaagtagaagaaaAGGCCACCGCTAGggctgctgctgctgaagctgaagccaaagctaAGGCTGACGCTGAAGAAGCATCACACATTGATGCGGAAGAATCTTCCACGACAAAGGAAGTGGCTCTGACTCAGGGTGAGTCATCTAACTCTGATATTTCTCCACTGGTGCTGAAGACTCTGGAGGAACTCCAGAAAGAACAACAAATTGTAagagccagattggatcaacaggacttTGTCAACTCCAACATTCAGAGTCTCCTGACTCAGCTGCTCCAGAGGATGTCgcctcctccaaacccttag